The Henckelia pumila isolate YLH828 chromosome 2, ASM3356847v2, whole genome shotgun sequence genome includes a window with the following:
- the LOC140881361 gene encoding transmembrane 9 superfamily member 12 yields MKMELLLISRRKLCTAFIYLVYLVLTLQACNGFYLPGSYMHTYSTGEEIYAKVNSLTSIETELPFGYYSLPYCQPMGGVKKSAENLGELLMGDQIDNSPYRFRMNVNETVYLCTTPPLNDHEVKLLKQRTRDMYQVNINLDNLPAMRYTEQNGLKIQWTGFPVGYTPANSDDDYIINHLKFTVLIHEYEGAGVEIIGTGEEGMGVISQSDKKKASGYEIVGFEVVPCSIKNDPEKMSKLHMYDNSTSVSCPKELDKSQIIREQERVSFTYEVTFVKSDIRWPSRWDAYLKMEGSRVHWFSILNSLMVIFFLAGIVFVIFLRTVRRDLTRYEELDKEAQAQMNEELSGWKLVVGDVFREPSHSKLLCVMVGNGVQITGMSLVTLIFAALGFMSPASRGMLLTGMIMLYLFLGIAAGYTSVRMWRTIKSSSEGWRSVSWSVACFFPGIVFVILTALNFILWGSNSTGAIPISLYFTLFALWFCISVPLTLVGGFLGTQAEPIQYPVRTNQIPREIPSRKYPSWLLILGAGTLPFGTLFIELFFILSSIWLGRFYYVFGFLLVVMLLLVTVCAEVSVVLTYMHLCVEDWMWWWKAFYASGSVALYVFLYSINYLVFDLQSLSGTVSATLYVGYSLIMAIAIMLSTGTIGFLTSFYFVHYLFSSVKID; encoded by the coding sequence ATGAAAATGGAATTGCTCTTGATTTCAAGAAGAAAATTATGTACTGCTTTCATCTACTTGGTCTACTTGGTACTCACATTGCAAGCATGTAATGGCTTTTATCTACCTGGAAGTTATATGCATACATACTCAACAGGGGAAGAGATTTATGCCAAAGTGAATTCTTTGACCTCCATTGAAACCGAGCTTCCCTTCGGCTATTACAGTCTCCCTTATTGTCAACCCATGGGGGGAGTCAAGAAAAGTGCTGAAAATCTTGGAGAACTTCTAATGGGAGATCAAATTGACAATTCTCCATATCGTTTCAGAATGAACGTTAATGAAACTGTGTACCTCTGCACTACACCTCCGTTGAATGACCACGAGGTCAAACTTTTGAAACAGAGGACTCGGGATATGTATCAGGTTAACATCAATCTTGACAATTTGCCTGCTATGAGGTATACGGAGCAAAACGGACTTAAAATCCAATGGACTGGGTTCCCAGTTGGATACACTCCTGCCAACAGTGACGATGACTACATTATCAATCATCTCAAGTTTACAGTTTTGATTCATGAGTACGAAGGAGCAGGTGTGGAGATTATTGGTACTGGAGAAGAAGGTATGGGTGTAATCTCACAATCTGATAAAAAGAAGGCTTCAGGTTATGAGATAGTTGGTTTCGAGGTTGTTCCTTGCAGCATCAAGAATGATCCCGAGAAGATGTCAAAACTTCACATGTATGATAATAGTACGTCTGTAAGCTGTCCAAAGGAGCTTGATAAGTCTCAGATTATCAGGGAGCAAGAGCGGGTGTCATTTACCTATGAGGTTACATTTGTAAAGAGCGACATTAGGTGGCCATCTCGGTGGGATGCATATCTGAAGATGGAAGGATCCCGTGTGCACTGGTTCTCAATTCTAAACTCATTGATGGTGATTTTCTTCTTGGCAGGCATCGTATTTGTCATCTTCTTGAGAACAGTGAGAAGAGATTTGACAAGGTATGAAGAGTTAGACAAAGAAGCCCAGGCACAGATGAACGAGGAGCTCTCTGGATGGAAGCTTGTGGTTGGTGATGTCTTCAGAGAACCATCCCACTCAAAGTTACTTTGTGTCATGGTTGGAAATGGAGTTCAAATAACCGGGATGTCACTTGTCACTCTCATCTTTGCTGCCCTTGGTTTCATGTCACCGGCTTCACGAGGTATGCTGTTAACCGGTATGATAATGCTTTATCTTTTCCTTGGAATTGCTGCTGGTTACACAAGTGTACGTATGTGGAGGACCATAAAAAGTTCGTCTGAAGGGTGGAGATCAGTTTCATGGTCAGTAGCATGCTTCTTTCCGGGAATTGTCTTTGTTATTTTGACAGCTTTGAATTTCATCCTTTGGGGAAGTAACAGCACGGGTGCTATTCCCATTTCCTTGTACTTCACACTCTTTGCACTTTGGTTCTGTATCTCGGTGCCACTCACTCTTGTTGGAGGATTTTTAGGCACACAAGCTGAGCCGATACAATACCCTGTCCGAACCAATCAGATCCCAAGAGAGATCCCCTCACGCAAATATCCCTCTTGGCTTCTAATTCTTGGTGCTGGAACTCTTCCATTTGGAACTCTTTTTATTGAACTGTTCTTCATACTCTCCAGCATCTGGCTTGGAAGATTTTACTACGTATTTGGTTTCTTGCTCGTCGTAATGCTGTTGTTAGTAACCGTTTGTGCTGAAGTTTCTGTTGTCCTAACGTACATGCATCTCTGCGTCGAGGATTGGATGTGGTGGTGGAAAGCATTCTATGCTTCGGGTTCAGTTGCACTTTACGTGTTCCTCTATTCCATAAACTACCTCGTCTTCGATCTTCAGAGCTTGAGTGGGACCGTGTCAGCTACACTCTATGTTGGGTACTCGCTGATAATGGCAATTGCGATTATGCTTTCTACTGGCACTATCGGTTTTCTCACATCATTTTATTTTGTCCATTACCTATTCTCGTCAGTAAAGATTGATTGA